The Nocardioides salarius genome includes a region encoding these proteins:
- a CDS encoding MBL fold metallo-hydrolase, with the protein MDHEASETTLRFVGTATTLLDLGPFTVLTDPNFLHQGQRAYLGKGLFARRLTEPALQPEDLPRLDGVLLSHLHGDHFDRVARRALDRSLPVWTTPAAARRLGKWGFDESAGMSTWESVELERDGWRLRITSVPGVHGPGPARFLLPSVMGSVLELSRPDASRPFRLYVSGDTLYRPWLREVVERCGPLDAAVVHLGGTRVLGLTVTMDDRQGVDLVRLLGPAVTVPVHHDDYGVFRSPLSDFVSRHAEADLADTLRLVERGATVDLGKPAGGSSAP; encoded by the coding sequence ATGGACCACGAGGCCTCGGAGACCACCCTGCGGTTCGTCGGCACCGCGACGACACTGCTCGACCTCGGGCCGTTCACGGTGCTCACCGACCCCAACTTCCTGCACCAGGGCCAACGCGCCTACCTGGGCAAGGGGCTGTTCGCCCGGCGGCTGACCGAGCCCGCGCTGCAGCCCGAGGACCTGCCCCGGCTCGACGGGGTGCTGCTCTCGCACCTGCACGGCGACCACTTCGACCGGGTGGCGCGCCGAGCGCTCGACCGGTCGCTGCCGGTCTGGACGACCCCGGCCGCCGCGCGGCGACTCGGGAAGTGGGGCTTCGACGAGTCCGCGGGGATGAGCACCTGGGAGAGCGTCGAGCTCGAGCGCGACGGCTGGCGTCTGCGGATCACCTCGGTGCCCGGCGTGCACGGGCCCGGGCCCGCACGGTTCCTCCTGCCGTCGGTGATGGGCTCCGTCCTCGAGCTGTCCCGCCCCGACGCCTCGCGGCCCTTCCGGCTCTACGTCAGCGGCGACACGCTCTACCGGCCCTGGCTGCGCGAGGTCGTCGAGCGGTGCGGCCCCCTCGACGCGGCCGTCGTGCACCTGGGGGGCACCCGCGTGCTGGGCCTGACCGTGACGATGGACGACCGGCAGGGCGTCGACCTGGTCCGGCTGCTCGGGCCGGCCGTGACGGTGCCCGTGCACCACGACGACTACGGGGTCTTCCGCTCGCCGCTGTCCGACTTCGTGTCCAGGCACGCCGAGGCCGACCTGGCCGACACACTGCGGCTGGTGGAGCGCGGCGCGACCGTCGACCTGGGGAAGCCCGCGGGGGGCAGCTCCGCGCCCTAG
- a CDS encoding dienelactone hydrolase family protein, which produces MTMPAWPGSWTPGSHTADGVTHPTYRRGTGPGVVVVHEIPGLTAEVIGFADELVEAGYTVVLPHLFGETGRPMSVGQVAKVLPKVCINREFTVMAAGETSPVVAWLRDLARSLHDELGGPGVGALGMCLTGGFALAMAVDTSVAAPVLCQPSLPFPVGRRRAADLGLSPADLDVVKQRGCSVLGLQFEKDPTTGTRFDTLDRELGDAFIRVDLPGRGHSTVTVHRRQEAVDRVLGFFDDLLSG; this is translated from the coding sequence ATGACGATGCCCGCATGGCCCGGCTCCTGGACCCCCGGCTCGCACACGGCCGACGGGGTCACCCACCCGACGTACCGTCGCGGGACCGGCCCCGGCGTCGTCGTCGTCCACGAGATCCCGGGGCTGACCGCCGAGGTCATCGGCTTCGCCGACGAGCTCGTCGAGGCCGGCTACACCGTGGTGCTGCCGCACCTCTTCGGCGAGACCGGGCGCCCGATGAGTGTGGGCCAGGTCGCGAAGGTGCTGCCGAAGGTGTGCATCAACCGCGAGTTCACCGTGATGGCGGCCGGGGAGACGTCACCCGTCGTGGCGTGGTTGCGCGACCTCGCCCGGTCGCTGCACGACGAGCTCGGCGGGCCCGGCGTGGGCGCGCTCGGTATGTGCCTGACCGGCGGGTTCGCGCTGGCCATGGCCGTGGACACCTCTGTGGCCGCGCCGGTGCTGTGCCAGCCCTCGCTGCCGTTCCCGGTGGGTCGCCGACGCGCCGCCGACCTGGGCCTCTCCCCCGCCGACCTCGACGTCGTCAAGCAGCGCGGCTGCAGCGTGCTGGGCCTGCAGTTCGAGAAGGACCCCACCACCGGCACCCGATTCGACACCCTCGACCGCGAGCTCGGCGACGCCTTCATCCGCGTCGACCTCCCCGGCCGCGGCCACTCCACCGTCACCGTCCACCGCCGCCAGGAGGCCGTCGACCGGGTGCTCGGCTTCTTCGACGACCTGCTCAGCGGCTGA
- a CDS encoding response regulator transcription factor has protein sequence MAKVLVVDDDPALRQALRGALGRVGFDVVVAPDARGGIDLLSTAQPDVVVLDLGLPDARGLDVVRRFHSLGSVPMLILSGSTEESRKVQALEAGADDYLDKPFGIDELGARLRALLRRSGASAADLSGGRPVRHDLGRLVVDLGARTVEVDTRSVHLTPTEWRLLEELLAHPGRLLTHGWLLSRVWEDGRGEESRAALRTHVRSLRAKLQDPADRPVYVATESGAGYRWIAEMPAEPERAEPDPGPDDDTRALVHDLNNALTALQLGVHLAQGRLERSSLSEEERRSVGAPLGHLDATLARAARLAVALEHRAVAGAD, from the coding sequence ATGGCGAAGGTGCTCGTGGTCGACGACGACCCCGCCCTGCGCCAGGCGCTGCGCGGGGCGCTGGGCCGGGTCGGCTTCGACGTGGTGGTGGCCCCCGACGCCCGCGGCGGGATCGACCTGCTGAGCACGGCCCAGCCCGACGTGGTGGTGCTCGACCTGGGCCTGCCCGACGCGCGTGGCCTCGACGTGGTGCGCCGCTTCCACTCGCTCGGCAGCGTGCCGATGCTGATCCTGTCGGGGTCGACCGAGGAGTCGCGCAAGGTCCAGGCCCTCGAGGCGGGGGCCGACGACTACCTCGACAAGCCGTTCGGCATCGACGAGCTCGGGGCCCGCCTGAGGGCGTTGCTGCGCCGCAGCGGCGCGAGCGCCGCGGACCTCTCGGGGGGCCGGCCGGTGCGGCACGACCTGGGCCGGCTCGTCGTCGACCTGGGTGCGCGCACGGTCGAGGTCGACACCCGCTCGGTGCACCTGACACCCACCGAGTGGCGGCTGCTCGAGGAGCTGCTGGCCCACCCCGGCCGGCTGCTCACGCACGGCTGGTTGCTGTCCCGCGTCTGGGAGGACGGCCGGGGCGAGGAGTCGCGGGCCGCGCTGCGCACCCATGTGCGCTCGCTGCGCGCCAAGCTGCAGGACCCCGCCGACCGTCCGGTCTACGTCGCCACCGAGAGCGGCGCGGGGTACCGGTGGATCGCCGAGATGCCGGCCGAGCCCGAGCGCGCCGAGCCCGACCCGGGGCCGGACGACGACACCCGGGCCCTGGTGCACGACCTCAACAACGCCCTGACCGCCCTGCAGCTCGGGGTGCACCTGGCCCAGGGTCGTCTCGAGCGGTCGTCGCTGAGCGAGGAGGAGCGCCGCTCGGTCGGGGCGCCGCTGGGCCACCTCGACGCGACGCTGGCCCGGGCGGCGCGGCTGGCCGTGGCGCTCGAGCACCGGGCCGTGGCCGGAGCCGACTAG
- a CDS encoding MaoC/PaaZ C-terminal domain-containing protein, giving the protein MSTETPTVALTPGAALPGWSLPITPTLVVSTAIATRDFQDVHHDRDVAQAAGSKDIFLNILTSTALVERYVTDHLGHDVDVRGISIRLGAPAYPYDTLDFAGEVVAVEDGMVVLRVTGAVSLGDHVVGTVRVSVGEVAA; this is encoded by the coding sequence GTGAGCACCGAGACCCCGACCGTGGCACTGACCCCGGGGGCGGCCCTGCCCGGGTGGAGCCTGCCGATCACCCCGACGCTGGTGGTCAGCACCGCCATCGCCACCCGCGACTTCCAGGACGTCCACCACGACCGTGACGTGGCGCAGGCGGCCGGCTCGAAGGACATCTTCCTCAACATCCTGACCTCGACGGCGCTGGTGGAGCGCTACGTGACCGACCACCTCGGCCACGACGTCGACGTCCGCGGCATCTCGATCAGGCTCGGCGCGCCGGCCTACCCCTACGACACGCTGGACTTCGCCGGCGAGGTCGTCGCGGTCGAGGACGGCATGGTCGTGCTGCGGGTGACGGGAGCGGTGTCGCTGGGCGACCACGTCGTCGGCACCGTGCGGGTGTCGGTCGGGGAGGTCGCCGCGTGA
- a CDS encoding acyl-CoA dehydrogenase, translating into MSDGYDAEEHRESVQAVRTVVREALDRDATWADLAAAGLLGLPVPEELGGEGLGLAAVGALLHETGARAVRLPVWETLACAVPTLVGHGTDAQRKEWLPGVVSGEVVLSPALREAGARPRAGRQPRTTYADGAVSGRKIAVTHADTAARLLVTARDGERSVVVLVDPAGPGVRLEESPSSSRLARHTVVLDGAPAELLEDGAAATLEAHATAGLCLTAAGVLAGARDLTAGYVKDRRQFGRALAQFQAVAMQVADVYIAARTTDLAARNAAWRVDAGLEAADDLAVAAYWVCSQGPAALRTCHHLHGGTGVDETYPLHRYFSWITDIAHDLDTLPGDVPVESAAAKNLELTAAQRGLKAELRDYFSRLAGAEDHREMGVDRHGETYQRTVRRMGEDGWMGVGWPTEHGGRGLGELEQTIFANEAQWADVHLPAVTLQTVGPTLIRYGTAQQKEMFLARILRGDVHFAIGYSEPDAGTDLASLRTTARREGDHYVVNGQKLWTTGGHQADYLWLAVRTDPDAPKHQGISILIVDTSDPGYSWTPIITADGSHHVNATYFNDVRVPVDMLVGEENQGWRLITTQLNHERVMLGPAGRIEGLRDRVARWAAAHGVLEEPDVASVMGRVTAAFRVNELLNWDVARAGEHGEVSVGDASSSKVFAADQVQHLAADLVAVVHRHGDPAEPATRALLEYLDAQAKRNLVLTFGGGVQEVQRELIAMFGLGLPRVPR; encoded by the coding sequence GTGTCGGACGGATACGACGCCGAGGAGCACCGGGAGTCGGTGCAGGCGGTGCGCACGGTCGTGCGCGAGGCGCTCGACCGCGACGCGACCTGGGCCGACCTGGCCGCGGCCGGGCTGCTGGGCCTGCCGGTCCCTGAGGAGCTCGGAGGCGAGGGCCTGGGCCTGGCCGCGGTGGGCGCGCTGCTGCACGAGACCGGCGCCCGGGCCGTGCGCCTGCCGGTCTGGGAGACCCTGGCCTGCGCGGTGCCCACCCTGGTCGGGCACGGCACCGACGCCCAGCGCAAGGAGTGGCTGCCGGGGGTCGTCTCGGGCGAGGTCGTGCTGAGTCCCGCGCTGCGCGAGGCCGGCGCCCGACCGCGAGCGGGCCGCCAGCCGCGCACGACGTACGCCGACGGGGCGGTGAGCGGGCGCAAGATCGCGGTCACCCACGCCGACACCGCGGCCCGGCTCCTGGTCACCGCCCGGGACGGGGAGCGCAGCGTCGTGGTGCTCGTCGACCCGGCCGGCCCCGGCGTCCGGCTCGAGGAGTCGCCCTCGTCGAGCCGCCTGGCCCGGCACACCGTGGTGCTCGACGGCGCCCCGGCCGAGCTGCTCGAGGACGGCGCGGCCGCCACCCTCGAGGCGCACGCGACGGCGGGGCTGTGCCTCACCGCCGCCGGCGTCCTGGCCGGCGCCCGCGACCTCACGGCCGGCTACGTCAAGGACCGCCGGCAGTTCGGGCGCGCGCTGGCACAGTTCCAGGCCGTCGCGATGCAGGTCGCCGACGTCTACATCGCCGCGCGCACCACCGACCTCGCGGCGCGCAACGCCGCCTGGCGGGTCGACGCGGGCCTCGAGGCCGCCGACGACCTGGCCGTGGCTGCGTACTGGGTGTGCTCGCAGGGGCCGGCCGCGCTGCGCACCTGCCACCACCTGCACGGGGGCACCGGCGTCGACGAGACCTACCCGCTGCACCGCTACTTCTCGTGGATCACCGACATCGCCCACGACCTCGACACCCTGCCCGGCGACGTGCCGGTCGAGTCGGCAGCGGCCAAGAACCTCGAGCTCACCGCTGCCCAGCGCGGGCTCAAGGCCGAGCTCCGGGACTACTTCTCCCGGCTCGCCGGAGCCGAGGACCACCGCGAGATGGGCGTCGACCGGCACGGGGAGACCTACCAGCGCACCGTGCGGCGGATGGGCGAGGACGGCTGGATGGGGGTGGGCTGGCCCACCGAGCACGGCGGTCGCGGGCTCGGCGAGCTGGAACAGACGATCTTCGCCAACGAGGCGCAGTGGGCCGACGTGCACCTGCCCGCCGTCACGCTGCAGACCGTGGGGCCGACCCTGATCCGCTACGGCACCGCCCAGCAGAAGGAGATGTTCCTCGCGCGGATCCTGCGCGGCGACGTGCACTTCGCGATCGGCTACTCCGAGCCCGACGCCGGCACCGACCTGGCGTCGCTGCGCACGACCGCCCGCCGCGAGGGCGACCACTACGTCGTCAACGGCCAGAAGCTGTGGACCACCGGTGGCCACCAGGCCGACTACCTGTGGCTGGCCGTGCGCACCGACCCCGACGCGCCCAAGCACCAGGGCATCTCGATCCTGATCGTCGACACCTCCGACCCCGGCTACTCCTGGACCCCGATCATCACCGCCGACGGCTCCCACCACGTCAACGCGACGTACTTCAACGACGTGCGGGTGCCGGTCGACATGCTCGTCGGCGAGGAGAACCAGGGCTGGCGCCTGATCACCACCCAGCTCAACCACGAGCGGGTCATGCTCGGGCCCGCCGGTCGCATCGAGGGGCTGCGCGACCGGGTCGCCCGGTGGGCGGCCGCGCACGGCGTGCTCGAGGAGCCCGACGTGGCCTCGGTGATGGGGCGGGTCACCGCCGCCTTCCGGGTCAACGAGCTGCTCAACTGGGACGTCGCCCGCGCCGGCGAGCACGGCGAGGTCTCCGTCGGCGACGCGTCGTCGTCGAAGGTCTTCGCCGCCGACCAGGTGCAGCACCTGGCCGCCGACCTGGTGGCCGTCGTGCACCGGCACGGCGACCCGGCCGAGCCCGCGACCCGGGCGCTGCTGGAGTACCTCGACGCGCAGGCCAAGCGGAACCTGGTGCTCACCTTCGGCGGTGGGGTGCAGGAGGTGCAGCGCGAGCTGATCGCGATGTTCGGCCTGGGGCTGCCGCGGGTGCCCCGATGA
- a CDS encoding Zn-ribbon domain-containing OB-fold protein, with protein MSTPASTPASTVLRPQRNRDTAFFWEGTALGELRVQTCNACGALRHPPGPSCPDCLALDRGHVVVSGRGSVFSYVVHRYPPVPGKELPILIALVELEEGPRMLGELVGVAHDEVEIGMAVRVDLHRVDDDLTLPTWRRA; from the coding sequence GTGAGCACCCCGGCGAGCACCCCGGCGAGCACCGTGCTGCGACCCCAGCGGAACCGCGACACCGCGTTCTTCTGGGAGGGCACGGCCCTCGGTGAGCTGCGGGTGCAGACCTGCAACGCCTGCGGCGCGCTGCGGCACCCGCCCGGCCCCTCCTGCCCCGACTGCCTGGCCCTCGACCGCGGCCACGTCGTCGTCTCGGGGCGCGGCAGCGTCTTCTCCTACGTCGTGCACCGCTACCCGCCGGTGCCCGGCAAGGAGCTGCCGATCCTGATCGCGCTCGTCGAGCTCGAGGAGGGCCCCCGGATGCTGGGCGAGCTCGTCGGCGTCGCCCACGACGAGGTCGAGATCGGGATGGCCGTGCGGGTGGACCTGCACCGTGTCGACGACGACCTGACCCTGCCGACCTGGAGGCGCGCGTGA
- a CDS encoding lipid-transfer protein — MSRSLSGKAAIAGIGATEFSKESGRSELQLAVEAVRAAVEDAGLTMADVDGLTTFTMDANSEIAVARELGIGELRFFSRISYGGGAACATVQQAAMAVATGVADVVVCYRAFNERSGDRFGQVSVAANAQVNTNGLDNAWSYPMGLGTPAATVAMQARRYMHDYGATSEDFGRVAVADRRHAATNPHAFFHGRPITLEDHQASRMIVDPLHLLDCCQESDGAQAIVVVSAERARDLAQRPAYVTAAAQGSGRDQFVMTSYYRDDIGIPEMGVVGRELWRQSGLRPDDMPMAILYDHFTPYVLMQLEELGFCGRGEAPGFIADGAIEVGGRLPLNTHGGQLGEAYIHGMNGIAEAVRQVRGTAVNQVEAAASSHVLVTAGTGVPTSGLVLSA; from the coding sequence GTGAGCCGCTCGCTCTCGGGGAAGGCCGCGATCGCCGGGATCGGCGCCACCGAGTTCTCCAAGGAGTCCGGGCGCTCGGAGCTGCAGCTGGCCGTCGAGGCGGTCCGCGCAGCGGTCGAGGACGCCGGGCTGACGATGGCCGACGTCGACGGGCTGACCACCTTCACCATGGACGCCAACAGCGAGATCGCCGTCGCCCGCGAGCTCGGCATCGGCGAGCTGCGCTTCTTCAGCCGGATCAGCTACGGCGGGGGCGCGGCGTGCGCCACCGTGCAGCAGGCCGCGATGGCGGTCGCCACCGGCGTCGCCGACGTCGTGGTCTGCTACCGCGCGTTCAACGAGCGCTCCGGCGACCGCTTCGGGCAGGTCTCGGTGGCCGCCAACGCCCAGGTCAACACCAACGGGCTCGACAACGCCTGGTCCTACCCGATGGGCCTGGGCACGCCCGCGGCCACCGTGGCGATGCAGGCCCGCCGCTACATGCACGACTACGGCGCCACCTCCGAGGACTTCGGCCGCGTGGCCGTCGCCGACCGTCGGCACGCAGCCACCAACCCGCACGCCTTCTTCCACGGCAGGCCGATCACGCTCGAGGACCACCAGGCCTCGCGGATGATCGTCGACCCGCTGCACCTGCTCGACTGCTGCCAGGAGTCCGACGGCGCGCAGGCGATCGTGGTCGTCTCGGCCGAGCGGGCTCGTGACCTCGCCCAGCGGCCGGCCTACGTCACGGCGGCCGCGCAGGGCAGCGGCCGCGACCAGTTCGTGATGACGTCGTACTACCGCGACGACATCGGCATCCCCGAGATGGGCGTGGTGGGGCGCGAGCTCTGGCGGCAGTCGGGGCTGCGGCCCGACGACATGCCCATGGCGATCCTCTACGACCACTTCACGCCGTACGTGCTGATGCAGCTGGAGGAGCTCGGCTTCTGCGGGCGCGGCGAGGCGCCCGGGTTCATTGCCGACGGGGCCATCGAGGTCGGGGGGCGGCTGCCGCTCAACACCCACGGCGGCCAGCTCGGCGAGGCCTACATCCACGGGATGAACGGCATCGCCGAGGCGGTGCGCCAGGTGCGCGGCACCGCGGTCAACCAGGTGGAGGCGGCCGCGTCGTCGCACGTGCTGGTCACCGCCGGCACCGGCGTCCCGACGAGCGGGCTGGTGCTGTCTGCCTAG
- a CDS encoding FAS1-like dehydratase domain-containing protein produces the protein MSAEVQELHGVAPDVHQRVMAEAERIRGWGEAAERWARDPVNQPTISSWVEAMGNDNPRWLQGEAPPSMAQVWTMYGQGGRASEDDPLHAMMGVLTDAGFTAVLGTDSDQTYHRTLLVGERVRVTTALDSVVGPKRTGMGVGYFVTSRSTWYVDHDGGEPEQVASMLFRVLKFVPRSAS, from the coding sequence ATGAGCGCGGAGGTGCAGGAGCTGCACGGGGTGGCACCCGACGTGCACCAGCGGGTGATGGCCGAGGCCGAGCGGATCCGGGGCTGGGGGGAGGCCGCGGAGCGCTGGGCGCGCGACCCGGTCAACCAGCCGACGATCAGCAGCTGGGTCGAGGCGATGGGCAACGACAACCCGCGCTGGCTCCAGGGCGAGGCCCCGCCGTCGATGGCGCAGGTGTGGACGATGTACGGCCAGGGCGGCCGAGCCTCCGAGGACGACCCGCTGCACGCGATGATGGGGGTGCTCACCGACGCGGGCTTCACCGCGGTGCTGGGCACCGACTCCGACCAGACCTACCACCGCACGCTGCTGGTGGGGGAGCGGGTGCGGGTGACGACCGCGCTCGACTCGGTGGTCGGCCCCAAGCGCACCGGCATGGGGGTCGGCTACTTCGTGACCTCGCGCTCGACCTGGTACGTCGACCACGACGGCGGAGAGCCCGAGCAGGTGGCCTCGATGCTCTTCCGGGTGCTCAAGTTCGTGCCCCGGAGCGCGTCGTGA
- a CDS encoding WS/DGAT/MGAT family O-acyltransferase, with product MDRLSGLDASFLYLETPAQLMHVCGLLVLDVSTMPGGYDFEGLRSQIDAHVREVPAFTRRLRRVPLGLDHPVWVRDRSFDIERHVHRLALPTPGGYRELTELAGHLAGLPLDRSRPLWEMWVVEGYADGKVVVLSKMHHATVDGVSGANLISHLCALSATDAPLAPVPEVARAREAGPAELLGRGVLSTAARPLHLARLVSPSASLVTRTVGRARAGTAMAAPLTAPRTSFNGTITGHRSIGLADMDLDDVRAVKSASGTTVNDVVLAVAGGALRSYLQERGELPTESLLATVPVSVRGSSRRSEGANKVSALFTRLGTDIEDPLERVRDLAVRNRHAKDHHNAISADSLQDWAEFAAPRTFGLAVRAYAGLRLAERHPVVHNLVISNVPGPPVPLFFVGARIEALYPLGPVFHGAGLNITVMSNAGELHVGVIACRESVPDVDDLVQRFPVALAELLEAVTAPAGGGPTGRDDA from the coding sequence ATGGACCGGCTCTCAGGCCTCGACGCCAGCTTCTTGTACCTCGAGACGCCGGCCCAGCTGATGCACGTGTGCGGGCTGCTGGTCCTGGACGTGTCGACGATGCCGGGCGGGTACGACTTCGAGGGGCTGCGCTCGCAGATCGACGCCCACGTGCGGGAGGTGCCGGCCTTCACCCGCCGGCTGCGGCGGGTGCCGCTCGGGCTGGACCACCCGGTGTGGGTGCGCGACCGCTCGTTCGACATCGAGCGGCACGTGCACCGGCTCGCGCTGCCGACGCCCGGCGGCTACCGGGAGCTGACCGAGCTGGCGGGGCACCTGGCGGGGCTGCCCCTCGACCGGTCCCGCCCGCTGTGGGAGATGTGGGTGGTCGAGGGCTACGCGGACGGCAAGGTCGTGGTGCTGAGCAAGATGCACCACGCGACGGTCGACGGTGTCTCGGGGGCCAACCTGATCTCCCACCTGTGCGCCCTCTCGGCCACCGACGCCCCGCTCGCTCCCGTCCCCGAGGTCGCGCGTGCCCGTGAGGCAGGTCCGGCCGAGCTGCTGGGGCGCGGTGTGCTCAGCACGGCTGCCCGCCCCCTGCACCTGGCCCGCCTCGTGAGTCCGTCGGCCTCACTGGTGACCCGGACCGTGGGTCGGGCCCGCGCCGGCACCGCCATGGCCGCGCCGCTGACCGCGCCCCGCACGTCGTTCAACGGCACCATCACCGGGCACCGCAGCATCGGGCTGGCCGACATGGACCTCGACGACGTGCGGGCGGTCAAGTCGGCGAGCGGCACCACCGTCAACGACGTGGTGCTGGCCGTGGCCGGGGGTGCGCTGCGCTCCTACCTGCAGGAGCGTGGCGAGCTGCCGACCGAGTCGCTGCTGGCCACCGTGCCGGTCTCGGTGCGTGGCTCGTCGCGCCGCTCCGAGGGGGCCAACAAGGTCTCGGCGCTCTTCACCCGGCTCGGCACCGACATCGAGGACCCGCTGGAGCGGGTGCGCGACCTGGCCGTGCGCAACCGGCACGCCAAGGACCACCACAACGCCATCAGCGCCGACTCGCTGCAGGACTGGGCCGAGTTCGCGGCCCCGCGGACCTTCGGCCTGGCGGTGCGCGCCTACGCGGGCCTGCGCCTGGCCGAGCGGCACCCCGTGGTGCACAACCTGGTGATCTCCAACGTGCCGGGGCCGCCGGTGCCGCTGTTCTTCGTCGGCGCCCGGATCGAGGCGCTCTACCCGCTGGGTCCGGTCTTCCACGGCGCCGGGCTCAACATCACCGTGATGTCGAACGCCGGTGAGCTGCACGTCGGGGTGATCGCCTGCCGGGAGTCGGTGCCCGACGTCGACGACCTGGTGCAGCGGTTCCCGGTGGCGCTGGCCGAGCTGCTGGAGGCGGTGACCGCACCCGCGGGTGGGGGTCCGACGGGGCGGGACGACGCCTGA
- a CDS encoding MOSC domain-containing protein — protein sequence MPTVSQLHTAKGRRLPMRSFEQLEVETAKGIVGDRYHGARHRQVTIQSQSSLDEASDVFGSLVPAALTRRNITVSDGVVPQAPGSIIRVGPVVLEVVRVAAPCKLLDDTIGDGAQAALRRRGGSVCRVLEGGLVRLGDRVALDGVDESQTLFGAALGR from the coding sequence GTGCCGACCGTCTCTCAGCTCCACACCGCCAAGGGCCGACGGCTCCCGATGCGGTCCTTCGAGCAGCTCGAGGTCGAGACCGCCAAGGGGATCGTGGGCGACCGCTACCACGGCGCGAGGCACCGGCAGGTGACGATCCAGAGCCAGTCGTCCCTCGACGAGGCGAGCGACGTCTTCGGCTCCCTGGTGCCCGCCGCGCTGACCCGGCGCAACATCACCGTCTCCGACGGGGTCGTGCCGCAGGCCCCCGGCAGCATCATCCGGGTCGGGCCCGTGGTGCTGGAGGTCGTGCGGGTCGCCGCGCCCTGCAAGCTCCTCGACGACACCATCGGCGACGGCGCCCAGGCCGCCCTGCGTCGCCGGGGCGGCTCGGTGTGCCGGGTGCTCGAGGGCGGCCTCGTCCGCCTCGGCGACCGGGTCGCCCTCGACGGCGTCGACGAGTCCCAGACTCTCTTCGGCGCGGCGCTCGGGCGCTGA
- a CDS encoding alpha/beta hydrolase, producing the protein MAFLRRQVVTAALTANAVRPLPGYRTSLATFFPSWLVGELAPHVLAVTVADAAAHATGRRRDTRGLALAAASSLGLAFLVAQSRRVREVAEESLVEALGADYADDLEDRPTPADLAVPWRRLAYPFRMREPRVHVERDIVYDDALGRRGMLDVYRPADTPLEGAPVLLQVHGGGWTIGRKDQQGIPLMHHLALKGWVCVAVNYRLAPRDLWPAQIEDVKKSIAWVREHIGAYGGDPGYIAITGGSAGGHLAALAALTPHRREWQPGFEDADTSVQVAVPHYGIYDVAGSTGVRATELMRDHFLGPRVLGRRWEEDPEVFEYASPILQISDEAPDMFVLHGRHDSLAPVEQARLFVERLRRTSRRSVVYAELPGAQHAFDVFPSIRSQHVVRAIDRYLHWHWNRHRAQARGGVRA; encoded by the coding sequence ATGGCCTTCCTCCGTCGCCAGGTCGTGACCGCTGCCCTCACGGCGAACGCCGTGCGCCCGCTGCCCGGCTACCGGACCTCGCTCGCCACGTTCTTCCCGAGCTGGCTGGTCGGCGAGCTCGCTCCCCACGTCCTGGCGGTGACGGTGGCCGACGCCGCCGCCCACGCCACCGGCCGGCGGCGCGACACCCGCGGGCTGGCCCTGGCCGCCGCCAGCTCGCTCGGCCTCGCCTTCCTGGTCGCCCAGAGCCGCCGGGTGCGCGAGGTCGCCGAGGAGTCCCTCGTCGAGGCCCTCGGCGCCGACTACGCCGACGACCTCGAGGACCGGCCCACCCCGGCCGACCTGGCGGTGCCCTGGCGGCGCCTGGCCTACCCGTTCCGGATGCGTGAGCCGCGGGTGCACGTCGAGCGCGACATCGTCTACGACGACGCCCTGGGGCGTCGCGGCATGCTCGACGTCTATCGCCCCGCCGACACGCCGCTCGAGGGAGCGCCGGTGCTGCTGCAGGTCCACGGCGGCGGCTGGACCATCGGGCGCAAGGACCAGCAGGGCATCCCGCTCATGCACCACCTGGCCCTCAAGGGGTGGGTGTGCGTGGCGGTCAACTACCGCCTGGCACCGCGCGACCTGTGGCCCGCCCAGATCGAGGACGTCAAGAAGTCGATCGCGTGGGTCCGCGAGCACATCGGCGCCTACGGCGGGGACCCCGGCTACATCGCCATCACCGGCGGCTCCGCCGGCGGCCACCTGGCGGCCCTCGCAGCCCTGACCCCGCACCGGCGCGAGTGGCAGCCCGGCTTCGAGGACGCCGACACCAGCGTGCAGGTCGCGGTGCCGCACTACGGCATCTACGACGTCGCCGGCTCGACGGGCGTGCGGGCCACCGAGCTGATGCGCGACCACTTCCTGGGTCCTCGTGTCCTGGGCCGGCGCTGGGAGGAGGACCCCGAGGTCTTCGAGTACGCCTCGCCCATCCTGCAGATCAGCGACGAGGCGCCCGACATGTTCGTGCTGCACGGCAGGCACGACTCGCTGGCGCCCGTCGAGCAGGCCCGCCTGTTCGTCGAGCGCCTGCGGCGCACCTCACGACGCTCGGTGGTGTACGCCGAGCTGCCGGGCGCCCAGCACGCGTTCGACGTCTTCCCCTCGATCCGCAGCCAGCACGTGGTGCGCGCCATCGACCGCTACCTGCACTGGCACTGGAACCGACACCGCGCGCAGGCCCGCGGCGGGGTCCGGGCCTAG